From the genome of Pelobacter propionicus DSM 2379, one region includes:
- a CDS encoding class I SAM-dependent methyltransferase has translation MKFKLKDFNNDAKFNVSALPQRDAFLYSDGADVEKRIYEVLVQATDRTCFSRELASQIIDWPSEYHFSSLRHNLLRHVTFTSSDNVLELGCGCGAITRQLGESGANVTAVEGNFDRAKCAAARCEDLNNVEVFCSNFQDIAFQKQYDYVTMIGVFEYCSMYFKGDDPVPQCLDIVKSALKPGGKLILAIENRLGLKYFAGIEEDHVGIPYYGIQDFYKPNTVATYGKVELSNLLSDNGFCSIEYQYPFPDYKIPKVVFMESAFKNPLFRPAEIIRQLNSRAYSKKTTHQFSENLVWPVLEANKLIPDFSNSFLVFAGTENEKPATSNILAIYYTVDRAAEYNVRTEFVEDGAENILVRKAPIIEKPGADQVIIHQCIEDCYYPGRHLDAEIRKVIYEDDLDGYIKKIQQWIEFVISDGIKSANSEDIYSSLLLPEFIDCIPINLITSPEGLVYIDREWRFMADFSLTTLLLRYLDRESNAAFINKHIRGQERPCGRLLHYLGIPFNDRIYMDYRRVNDIISKLVYLEKAPDFSRQEDISVMKKIDSYFHLLIQKISNWFCLSARG, from the coding sequence ATGAAATTTAAGCTCAAAGATTTTAATAATGATGCAAAATTCAATGTTTCCGCTCTACCCCAAAGAGATGCATTTCTTTATTCTGATGGGGCGGATGTGGAGAAGAGAATTTATGAAGTATTGGTCCAAGCGACTGATCGGACCTGCTTTTCGAGAGAATTGGCATCACAAATAATCGATTGGCCCAGTGAATATCATTTTTCTTCATTGCGTCATAATCTGCTTCGTCACGTTACATTTACTTCTTCTGATAATGTACTGGAGTTAGGGTGTGGTTGTGGCGCCATTACAAGGCAATTAGGCGAAAGTGGCGCAAACGTAACAGCGGTGGAGGGTAATTTCGACAGGGCAAAGTGTGCTGCAGCACGTTGCGAAGATTTAAACAATGTAGAGGTGTTTTGTTCCAACTTTCAGGATATAGCTTTTCAAAAACAATATGACTATGTCACCATGATCGGAGTTTTTGAGTATTGCTCGATGTATTTCAAAGGTGATGATCCCGTCCCACAGTGCCTTGATATAGTAAAGTCCGCGCTTAAACCTGGCGGAAAACTCATTCTCGCAATAGAGAACCGGCTCGGACTCAAATATTTCGCGGGCATCGAAGAAGACCATGTGGGAATACCATATTACGGCATACAAGATTTCTATAAGCCTAATACCGTGGCAACTTACGGAAAGGTTGAGCTCTCTAATCTCCTTTCAGATAACGGTTTTTGCTCCATTGAGTACCAATATCCATTTCCAGACTACAAGATTCCGAAAGTGGTCTTCATGGAAAGTGCTTTCAAAAACCCCCTATTCAGGCCTGCCGAGATTATACGGCAGCTTAACTCTAGAGCTTATTCTAAAAAAACGACACACCAATTTTCTGAAAACCTGGTCTGGCCGGTTTTAGAAGCAAATAAGCTGATCCCGGATTTTTCCAATTCATTTCTTGTCTTTGCAGGTACTGAAAATGAAAAGCCTGCAACTTCAAATATACTTGCAATCTATTATACCGTTGACAGGGCTGCAGAATATAATGTCAGGACCGAGTTTGTCGAAGACGGCGCTGAAAACATCCTTGTCAGAAAGGCTCCTATCATTGAAAAGCCTGGAGCGGACCAGGTTATTATTCATCAGTGTATTGAGGACTGCTACTATCCTGGAAGGCACCTTGATGCTGAAATACGCAAGGTCATATACGAAGATGACTTGGACGGCTATATTAAAAAAATTCAGCAATGGATTGAGTTTGTCATCAGCGACGGTATTAAAAGCGCAAACAGTGAAGATATTTACAGTTCCCTGCTATTGCCTGAATTTATCGACTGCATACCGATTAACCTGATCACATCACCCGAAGGCCTCGTCTATATTGACAGAGAGTGGCGTTTTATGGCTGACTTTTCATTGACGACTCTGCTTTTGCGGTATCTCGACCGGGAAAGCAATGCTGCATTCATCAATAAGCACATAAGGGGGCAAGAACGCCCTTGTGGCAGATTGTTACACTATCTCGGGATTCCCTTTAATGACAGGATTTATATGGATTACAGGAGAGTAAACGATATTATCTCGAAATTGGTTTACCTCGAAAAAGCTCCAGATTTTTCTCGTCAAGAAGACATTTCGGTTATGAAGAAAATTGATTCATATTTCCATCTGCTGATTCAAAAAATTAGCAACTGGTTTTGCTTGTCAGCGAGAGGGTAG